A single Parabacteroides timonensis DNA region contains:
- a CDS encoding D-sedoheptulose-7-phosphate isomerase, with translation MDSKGIIRKRLEQHYDVIGQILADEKLQDMIAQITETIVTCFKYGGRVYFCGNGGSAADAQHLAAEFSGKFYLERDILPSEALHCNSSYITAVSNDLSFDIIYARLISGIGKAGDVLIGLSTSGNSTNIVNAFKVCHEKAITTVAFTGADGGRMRELSKLLVNVPSTDTPRIQEAHITIGHIICELVEEEIFGKK, from the coding sequence ATGGACAGTAAAGGAATAATCAGAAAGCGTTTGGAGCAACATTACGACGTTATCGGCCAAATCCTGGCGGATGAGAAGTTGCAGGATATGATTGCGCAAATTACGGAAACCATTGTTACCTGCTTCAAATACGGTGGTAGGGTTTACTTTTGTGGCAATGGAGGAAGCGCCGCTGATGCACAGCACCTGGCTGCCGAGTTCTCCGGTAAGTTCTATCTTGAGCGGGATATCTTGCCGTCTGAGGCTTTACACTGTAACTCTTCATATATCACAGCTGTTTCCAACGATCTCAGTTTCGACATCATCTATGCACGGCTGATTTCGGGTATAGGCAAAGCCGGCGATGTATTGATCGGCCTATCCACCTCGGGCAATTCCACCAATATCGTGAATGCATTCAAGGTCTGCCACGAGAAAGCGATCACCACTGTAGCCTTCACAGGAGCTGACGGAGGCCGCATGCGTGAACTGTCTAAGCTTCTGGTCAATGTTCCTTCCACCGATACACCACGTATCCAGGAGGCTCATATCACAATCGGACATATCATTTGTGAACTGGTAGAAGAAGAGATATTCGGAAAAAAGTAA
- a CDS encoding YfhO family protein, with protein MHSVVKNVGKHVAALILFLGLVMVYFSPAVFDGKVIMQGDNIKATGMGASQVDKYAKTAEPGEFSVWSDAMFSGMPYGPGYGNPAPELPSYSIIDGWLKKVGYGDAAMVFVGLVCFYLLMCIMGVNWWLAIAGAIAFAFASYNIIIIEAGHIVKAYVIGYMPVTLAGMFLLFKRKWLWGAVLFLLGVAFSLYNGHIQITYYLVLLCLFIYLGYAIKMFKQKAYGEWLKCSLIMAGCVVLAVLPNAKHMYSNWDLGQHSIRGASELTPKADETGKVEKASTGLDKDYAFQWSYGWKELLTVLVPDVYGGGSGGTLDSSSELYKELKKNGAQVGKEIQTYTYWGDKPFTSGPVYFGALVCFLFVLGMFVIRNPMKWWLLAGSIFLTFLALGRNFDAFNDIMFHYLPLYNKFRTVEMALVIPGLVFPLVAIWGLKEIFAEKVEEARLKKSFLWSLGITGGLCLILCLMPSLLLNFHSAYDAQFQNQVPEWYYTALLMDRASLASADALRSLIFILLGAGLLVWYWKSKNKQATAMFVSAGIALLILVDLWTVDRRYLNDSNYVKETAQESYKESVADKEIFKDTDESFRVFGLNNPWQDTNISYFHHSIGGYHAVKLRRYQELIDHRLDGEYRNIIGALQKAQSVEDIMSVLAASPSLNMLNMRYIIYNPDQAPIRNPYAFGNAWFVNKVEIVDNADAEIEALNVINPLETAVVDKRFAKDLEGFTPHRDSTATIVLEKYRPNRLTYKTKADSEQLAVFSEIYYQPGWKATIDGKEAPHFRADWILRGMLVPAGEHTIVFEFRPEAYVTAAYVSSYSSFLILLLLIAAVGWSGWKYWQQSRNTTDIKDK; from the coding sequence ATGCATAGTGTTGTAAAAAATGTGGGTAAGCATGTTGCTGCCCTGATCTTATTTTTAGGGTTAGTAATGGTTTATTTTTCTCCAGCTGTATTTGATGGCAAGGTTATCATGCAGGGAGATAATATAAAAGCAACGGGTATGGGGGCAAGCCAGGTTGATAAATACGCAAAGACCGCCGAGCCCGGAGAATTTAGCGTTTGGTCGGATGCTATGTTCTCGGGTATGCCCTATGGTCCTGGATATGGTAATCCAGCACCGGAATTGCCCTCTTATAGTATTATAGATGGTTGGTTGAAAAAAGTAGGGTATGGAGATGCTGCCATGGTTTTTGTTGGCTTGGTTTGTTTTTATCTTTTGATGTGTATCATGGGGGTAAACTGGTGGCTGGCAATTGCTGGGGCTATCGCATTTGCCTTTGCTTCTTATAATATTATTATTATTGAAGCGGGACATATAGTAAAAGCCTATGTTATTGGATATATGCCTGTTACTTTAGCTGGAATGTTCCTGTTATTCAAGCGTAAATGGCTATGGGGAGCCGTGCTGTTCCTTCTAGGTGTTGCGTTTTCTTTATATAATGGACATATTCAGATTACTTATTATTTAGTACTACTTTGTTTATTCATTTATCTGGGATATGCAATAAAGATGTTTAAGCAAAAGGCGTATGGTGAATGGCTGAAATGTTCATTGATTATGGCTGGCTGTGTTGTTCTGGCTGTGTTGCCTAATGCAAAACATATGTACTCAAACTGGGATTTAGGTCAACACTCTATTCGTGGCGCATCTGAATTGACTCCTAAAGCAGATGAAACGGGAAAAGTGGAGAAGGCTTCTACCGGTCTGGATAAAGATTATGCCTTCCAGTGGAGTTATGGCTGGAAAGAATTGCTTACTGTTTTGGTGCCCGACGTATATGGCGGCGGATCGGGAGGAACCTTAGATAGCTCTTCTGAATTGTACAAAGAGCTTAAAAAGAACGGTGCACAAGTAGGGAAGGAAATACAGACTTATACTTATTGGGGAGATAAGCCATTTACATCCGGTCCGGTTTATTTTGGAGCGTTGGTTTGTTTCTTGTTTGTGCTGGGGATGTTTGTGATTCGTAACCCAATGAAATGGTGGTTGTTGGCGGGTTCCATCTTTTTGACCTTTCTGGCTTTGGGAAGGAACTTCGATGCATTTAATGATATCATGTTCCATTATTTACCATTATACAATAAGTTCCGCACAGTGGAAATGGCGTTGGTAATACCTGGGCTGGTGTTCCCGCTTGTCGCTATCTGGGGCTTGAAAGAAATCTTTGCGGAAAAGGTTGAGGAAGCACGTTTGAAAAAGAGCTTTCTTTGGTCCCTGGGAATAACTGGTGGCCTTTGTTTAATACTGTGTCTGATGCCGTCGTTGTTATTGAATTTTCATTCGGCATACGATGCTCAATTCCAGAATCAGGTTCCGGAATGGTATTATACTGCGTTATTGATGGACCGTGCTTCATTGGCTTCTGCTGATGCGTTACGTTCTTTGATCTTTATTCTTTTAGGTGCCGGACTGCTTGTGTGGTACTGGAAATCGAAGAATAAGCAGGCGACAGCTATGTTTGTGAGTGCAGGTATTGCTCTGTTAATCCTGGTTGATCTGTGGACTGTGGATCGTCGCTATTTGAATGATAGCAATTATGTGAAAGAAACGGCACAGGAATCATATAAAGAAAGTGTTGCAGATAAAGAGATTTTCAAAGATACAGACGAGTCATTCCGTGTATTCGGTTTGAATAATCCCTGGCAGGATACAAATATCTCTTATTTCCATCATTCTATTGGAGGGTATCATGCAGTTAAATTGCGCAGATATCAGGAGTTGATCGATCATCGTTTGGATGGCGAGTACAGGAATATTATCGGAGCATTGCAGAAAGCGCAATCGGTAGAGGATATCATGTCGGTTCTGGCTGCATCACCTTCGCTGAATATGTTGAATATGCGTTATATTATCTATAATCCAGATCAGGCTCCGATCCGTAATCCGTATGCTTTTGGTAATGCTTGGTTTGTAAATAAGGTGGAGATTGTAGATAATGCAGATGCGGAGATAGAAGCTTTAAATGTGATCAATCCGTTGGAAACAGCAGTTGTAGATAAACGCTTCGCTAAGGATTTGGAAGGTTTTACTCCCCATCGGGACTCTACGGCAACGATCGTGCTTGAGAAATACCGTCCTAATCGTCTGACTTATAAAACTAAGGCTGATTCTGAACAATTGGCTGTTTTTTCAGAGATATACTATCAACCGGGTTGGAAAGCTACGATTGATGGAAAAGAAGCCCCTCATTTCCGTGCAGACTGGATATTACGTGGAATGTTGGTGCCGGCAGGAGAACATACAATTGTTTTCGAATTCCGTCCTGAAGCTTATGTAACGGCAGCTTATGTATCGTCTTACAGCTCTTTCTTAATTTTATTGCTGTTAATAGCAGCAGTTGGCTGGTCTGGATGGAAGTACTGGCAGCAGAGTCGTAATACTACAGATATAAAAGATAAATGA
- a CDS encoding GHMP family kinase ATP-binding protein: MLYRSKAPFRLGIAGGGTDVSPYSNLYGGAILNVTVNLYAHATIRPLNNGKIRLVHINENITEEFDAVSQLPLEGRLLLQRGIYNSIVARYNNGKPLSFELITQMDVPSGSGLGTSSTLVVAILGAFTEWLRLPLGKYDIAHYAYEIERIDLNMAGGKQDQYAATFGGVNFMEFLEDDKVIVNPLRISDDILQEWAMNTVLFYTEQQRCSGKIIEEQAENVKNNKNDSLEAMHNVKHEAFRMKNCLLRDELIELGKALNTSWTNKKKMARNISNEFIDHIYETALSNGALGGKISGAGGGGFMFFYCPGNSCYKVSEALSKMNIGRIQQFEFCKKGLNTWTVKE, translated from the coding sequence ATGTTATACCGAAGTAAAGCACCTTTCAGACTGGGAATTGCCGGAGGAGGAACAGACGTATCTCCTTACTCAAACCTCTATGGCGGTGCCATCCTCAACGTTACCGTCAACCTATACGCCCATGCGACCATTCGTCCGCTCAATAATGGGAAGATACGGCTCGTCCACATCAACGAAAACATTACGGAAGAGTTTGACGCAGTAAGCCAGCTGCCGCTGGAAGGCCGTTTGTTATTGCAACGGGGTATCTACAACTCGATCGTTGCCCGATATAACAACGGGAAACCGCTTTCCTTCGAACTGATCACCCAGATGGATGTACCTTCCGGTTCCGGGCTAGGCACCTCCTCCACCCTTGTTGTCGCTATCCTCGGAGCATTTACCGAATGGCTGCGACTACCGCTAGGTAAATATGACATCGCTCATTACGCCTACGAAATCGAACGCATCGACCTGAATATGGCTGGAGGCAAGCAGGACCAGTATGCAGCGACCTTCGGAGGTGTTAATTTCATGGAGTTCCTGGAAGACGACAAAGTCATTGTCAACCCGCTCCGCATCAGCGACGATATCCTGCAGGAATGGGCGATGAACACGGTTCTTTTCTATACCGAACAGCAACGTTGTTCCGGCAAGATCATCGAAGAACAGGCCGAGAACGTCAAAAACAACAAAAACGATTCGCTGGAAGCGATGCATAATGTAAAACATGAAGCCTTCCGCATGAAGAACTGTCTGTTAAGGGATGAACTGATCGAACTGGGAAAAGCCCTCAACACGAGCTGGACCAATAAAAAGAAAATGGCCCGTAACATCTCGAATGAATTTATAGATCATATATACGAAACCGCCCTGTCTAACGGTGCGTTAGGTGGGAAAATCTCAGGTGCCGGAGGAGGAGGATTTATGTTCTTCTATTGTCCCGGAAATAGCTGCTACAAAGTATCCGAAGCATTAAGCAAGATGAATATCGGACGCATACAACAATTTGAATTTTGTAAGAAAGGACTCAACACATGGACAGTAAAGGAATAA
- a CDS encoding nucleotidyltransferase family protein: MECIILAGGMGTRLQSVVSDVPKCMAPVAGHPFLYYLLTALTKAGFKHIILALGYKHEIIEEWIGTNPFPVKISTVIEDTPRGTGGAVKLALSKATTDEVFILNGDTFFGVNYPEMQDLHKQTHASTTVALKKMEKFDRYGVVDIEPQANRILCFNEKQYCESGLINGGIYLINRHELKNFPDKFSLEKDFFETTVHTSTLSGYISEGYFIDIGIPEDYERAQSDFKDGKYPI; this comes from the coding sequence ATGGAGTGTATCATACTGGCAGGTGGAATGGGAACCCGGCTACAAAGTGTAGTATCGGACGTTCCTAAATGTATGGCACCAGTTGCCGGACATCCTTTCCTGTATTACCTACTCACTGCATTGACTAAGGCCGGATTCAAGCATATTATCCTTGCCTTAGGATACAAACATGAAATTATCGAGGAATGGATCGGGACAAATCCCTTTCCGGTCAAGATATCTACGGTAATCGAAGATACTCCGCGGGGTACAGGAGGAGCCGTGAAACTGGCCTTATCGAAAGCGACAACAGACGAGGTGTTTATTTTAAACGGAGATACTTTCTTCGGCGTCAACTATCCGGAAATGCAAGACCTGCATAAACAAACACACGCCAGTACAACGGTCGCCCTGAAAAAGATGGAGAAGTTTGACAGATATGGCGTTGTCGATATAGAACCGCAGGCCAACCGTATCCTATGCTTTAACGAAAAACAATATTGTGAATCCGGGCTTATCAACGGAGGAATCTATCTGATCAACCGCCATGAGTTAAAGAATTTCCCTGATAAATTCTCATTAGAGAAGGATTTCTTTGAAACGACAGTCCATACTTCTACCCTTTCCGGATATATATCGGAAGGTTACTTTATTGACATCGGTATTCCCGAAGATTACGAACGTGCTCAAAGTGATTTTAAAGATGGTAAATACCCAATATAG
- a CDS encoding glycosyltransferase: protein MNVFFYFGNPLKGEQTFYPFICLAEGFEELGVCCYADFDNCLKGVSLDYLIKHSNSFKMQEADIIFVHNEFYKNPNADNILLNLNKSPRNFITVFIDESDGVRTPGFNKGARSCDYVLKCHYNEKYNYPINFYPWQFGLCNRVLNAVSPLIYSERENQILVNFRAKHQLRDYVNDLIQPIFSKYMYWNTDYDAFSSKDLGGDDLLFWKQTGARHYPQYYKKLSMSSVCACYGGVFAIPIGNHNKYTAKIVREINDIFHVYEWDRVRQWDSWRLWEAWAAACCVIHIDLEKYGCVLPVMPENDKHYIGIDIKNINKLKTLLARDSERPKESSLLGEIAANGREFVLENYAPKKVAERLLTMVGF, encoded by the coding sequence ATGAATGTTTTTTTTTATTTTGGAAATCCTTTAAAAGGAGAACAAACTTTTTATCCATTTATCTGTTTAGCAGAAGGATTTGAAGAACTGGGAGTTTGCTGTTATGCAGACTTTGATAATTGCTTGAAAGGTGTAAGCCTAGATTATCTTATAAAGCATAGTAATAGTTTTAAAATGCAGGAAGCTGATATTATTTTTGTACATAATGAATTTTATAAAAATCCGAATGCAGACAATATTCTCTTAAATTTGAACAAATCCCCAAGAAATTTTATAACTGTTTTTATTGATGAAAGTGATGGGGTTAGAACTCCGGGCTTTAATAAAGGAGCTCGTTCATGTGATTATGTACTAAAATGCCACTATAATGAAAAGTACAATTATCCGATAAATTTTTATCCTTGGCAATTTGGTTTGTGTAATAGAGTTTTAAATGCTGTATCTCCATTAATTTATAGTGAGAGAGAGAATCAGATACTTGTGAATTTTAGGGCCAAACATCAATTGCGTGATTATGTAAATGATCTTATTCAGCCAATTTTTTCAAAATATATGTATTGGAATACTGATTATGATGCATTTTCATCGAAGGATTTGGGCGGGGATGACCTCTTGTTTTGGAAACAAACAGGTGCAAGACATTATCCCCAATATTATAAGAAGTTATCTATGAGTTCTGTGTGTGCATGTTATGGTGGAGTTTTTGCTATTCCGATAGGAAATCATAATAAATATACAGCTAAGATAGTGCGTGAAATAAATGATATTTTTCATGTTTATGAATGGGATAGAGTTCGTCAATGGGACTCTTGGAGGTTATGGGAGGCTTGGGCCGCAGCTTGTTGTGTTATTCATATTGATTTGGAAAAATATGGATGTGTTTTGCCTGTAATGCCTGAGAATGATAAACATTACATTGGTATAGATATTAAGAATATTAATAAATTAAAGACTCTACTTGCCAGAGATTCGGAAAGGCCCAAAGAATCATCTTTGTTAGGAGAAATAGCAGCAAATGGGCGGGAATTTGTTTTAGAAAATTATGCTCCGAAAAAAGTAGCAGAACGACTGTTAACCATGGTTGGTTTTTAA
- a CDS encoding glycosyltransferase family 2 protein gives MQQPVFSIITITYNASRWVESTILNVLSQSYPNIEYIIIDGGSTDGTVDIIKQYASGLSYWVSEPDKGIYDAMNKGLQKATGDYVWFINAGDSLYTSDTVQSVVNLIQKKKVLPDIIYGETIIVDEDGKSLGRRRLKAPKKLTWKSFRMGMLVCHQSFITKRTIAPLYDLKYRYSADFEWCIRCMKSAHKIYNMRMNLANFLDGGVSTTQRKASLKERYDIMCQYYGVVSTSLFHLWFAIRFYTAKWFKGRV, from the coding sequence ATGCAACAACCAGTTTTTTCAATCATAACAATTACATATAACGCTTCCCGTTGGGTGGAGTCGACCATTTTGAATGTGTTGAGCCAGTCGTATCCGAATATTGAATATATTATTATTGATGGAGGGTCGACCGATGGTACTGTAGACATTATCAAACAATATGCTTCCGGACTCTCTTATTGGGTCAGTGAACCGGATAAAGGTATATATGATGCTATGAACAAAGGGCTCCAAAAGGCTACAGGTGATTATGTGTGGTTCATTAATGCCGGAGATTCTTTGTATACTTCTGATACTGTACAAAGTGTTGTGAATTTAATCCAAAAGAAGAAAGTTTTACCAGATATAATATATGGTGAAACAATTATTGTTGATGAAGATGGTAAATCATTGGGAAGGCGAAGATTGAAGGCTCCTAAAAAACTTACATGGAAAAGTTTCAGGATGGGGATGTTAGTTTGTCACCAGTCATTTATAACAAAACGTACTATTGCTCCGTTATATGATTTAAAATATCGTTATTCGGCTGACTTCGAATGGTGTATCCGATGTATGAAAAGTGCACATAAGATATATAATATGCGAATGAACCTTGCTAACTTTCTGGATGGAGGCGTAAGTACAACCCAACGGAAAGCCTCTTTAAAAGAGAGGTACGATATTATGTGTCAGTATTACGGAGTAGTGTCGACGTCATTATTCCATCTCTGGTTTGCTATACGTTTTTATACGGCTAAATGGTTCAAAGGAAGAGTATAA
- a CDS encoding glycosyltransferase yields the protein MITYSIIIPVYNRPVEVRELLDSLLLQTFKDFEVLIIEDGSVIRCDEVVKEYADRLNVRYFFKPNSGRSLTRNYGMERAEGKYLVFFDSDCIIPEDYFQKVTDYLKETNADCFGGPDRAHSSFSLMQKAISYSMTSFLTTGGIRGSKKGLEKFVPRTFNMGFSREAYLKVGGFKDMFGEDIDLSTRIRKAGFSVELFPDAYVYHKRRVSLKSFYKQVYVFGMARVDLYLMHPESLKLVHLLPAVFVLGVLFLLISSFICPWALLPLGIYILALFLESLWVNKSLSIALLSIVTSFIQLGGYGNGFIYAFVRKVILKQKVDVEAELKKHYKKKA from the coding sequence ATGATAACTTACTCGATCATAATTCCCGTATATAACCGTCCCGTTGAAGTTCGCGAATTGTTGGACAGTCTGTTGTTGCAGACATTCAAGGATTTTGAAGTCTTGATCATAGAAGATGGCTCTGTTATCCGGTGTGATGAAGTAGTCAAGGAGTATGCCGATCGGTTGAATGTACGTTATTTCTTTAAACCCAACTCAGGAAGAAGCTTAACCCGTAATTACGGGATGGAGCGTGCTGAAGGGAAATATCTGGTCTTTTTCGACTCGGATTGTATTATTCCGGAAGATTATTTCCAGAAAGTGACGGACTATTTGAAAGAAACAAATGCCGATTGTTTCGGAGGGCCTGACAGGGCGCATTCCTCTTTTTCTTTGATGCAGAAAGCAATCAGTTATTCGATGACCTCTTTCCTTACTACCGGTGGGATACGTGGTAGTAAAAAAGGGTTGGAGAAGTTCGTTCCGAGAACATTTAATATGGGATTTTCCCGGGAGGCTTATCTCAAGGTTGGCGGATTCAAGGATATGTTCGGAGAAGATATAGATTTAAGTACACGTATCCGGAAGGCCGGGTTTTCCGTGGAGTTATTTCCGGATGCCTATGTTTATCATAAACGCCGTGTGAGTCTGAAATCCTTTTACAAACAGGTTTATGTGTTTGGAATGGCCCGTGTGGATTTATATCTGATGCATCCGGAATCATTGAAGTTGGTTCACTTGCTCCCTGCTGTATTTGTCTTGGGAGTATTGTTTCTGTTGATTTCTTCGTTTATTTGTCCTTGGGCATTATTACCTTTAGGCATCTATATTCTGGCCTTATTCCTGGAATCATTATGGGTAAATAAGAGTTTATCCATTGCCTTGCTTTCTATCGTGACCAGTTTTATCCAGTTAGGAGGTTATGGTAATGGTTTTATTTATGCCTTTGTTCGTAAGGTCATCCTTAAACAAAAGGTAGATGTGGAGGCAGAGTTGAAGAAGCATTACAAGAAAAAAGCCTGA
- the ahcY gene encoding adenosylhomocysteinase, with product MSQLFPTNLPYKVADMSLAEFGRKEIEIAEHEMPGLMALRQKYADQKPLKGARITGSLHMTIQTAVLIETLVALGADVRWASCNIFSTQDHAAAAIAATGVPVFAWKGETLEEYWWCTDMALRFPDGKGPQMIVDDGGDASLLVHMGYRAENDAETINRKGGNHEEQVILDTLHRILKEDNQRWHRTIAEMKGVSEETTTGVHRLYQMMEKGELLVPAINVNDSVTKSKFDNLYGCRESLADGIKRATDVMIAGKVVVVAGYGDVGKGCAHSMRSYGARVLVTEIDPICALQAAMEGFEVTTMEEAVKEGNIFVTTTGNCDIITIGHMSQMKDQAIVCNIGHFDNEIQVDNLVNYPNIKHTNIKPQVDKYTFPTGNSIFLLAEGRLVNLGCATGHPSFVMSNSFTNQVLAQMDLWQMAYEVGVYRLPKRLDEEVARLHLERIGVKLSKLSPKQADYIGVPVEGPYKADHYRY from the coding sequence ATGTCACAATTATTTCCAACTAATCTGCCTTATAAAGTGGCAGATATGAGTTTGGCTGAATTCGGTCGTAAAGAAATCGAAATCGCCGAACACGAAATGCCGGGACTGATGGCTCTTCGTCAGAAATACGCCGATCAGAAACCTCTGAAAGGAGCCCGTATCACCGGCTCACTGCATATGACTATCCAGACTGCAGTGTTGATCGAAACATTAGTTGCGTTGGGAGCAGATGTACGCTGGGCAAGCTGTAATATCTTCTCTACACAGGATCATGCCGCCGCAGCTATCGCTGCAACAGGTGTTCCCGTTTTTGCCTGGAAAGGTGAAACACTGGAAGAATACTGGTGGTGTACCGACATGGCACTCCGCTTCCCCGACGGAAAAGGTCCGCAGATGATTGTAGACGACGGAGGCGATGCTTCTTTATTGGTTCACATGGGTTATCGTGCTGAAAACGATGCAGAAACGATCAACCGCAAAGGGGGCAACCACGAAGAGCAGGTTATCCTGGATACTTTACACCGTATCCTGAAGGAAGACAACCAGCGCTGGCATCGTACAATAGCCGAAATGAAAGGTGTTTCGGAAGAAACAACGACCGGTGTTCACCGTCTGTACCAGATGATGGAAAAAGGCGAATTGCTGGTTCCGGCTATCAATGTGAACGACTCTGTAACAAAATCTAAGTTCGATAACCTGTACGGTTGCCGCGAATCATTGGCCGACGGTATCAAACGTGCTACCGATGTGATGATTGCTGGTAAAGTAGTAGTTGTTGCCGGATATGGCGACGTGGGTAAAGGTTGCGCTCACTCCATGCGTTCGTACGGAGCCCGCGTACTGGTTACTGAAATCGACCCGATCTGTGCATTACAGGCTGCTATGGAAGGCTTTGAAGTAACTACTATGGAAGAAGCCGTTAAAGAAGGAAATATATTTGTTACTACTACCGGAAACTGCGACATCATCACTATCGGACACATGTCCCAGATGAAGGATCAGGCGATCGTTTGTAACATCGGTCACTTCGACAATGAAATACAGGTAGACAACCTGGTCAACTACCCGAACATCAAGCATACCAACATCAAACCGCAGGTAGATAAATATACATTCCCTACCGGAAACTCTATCTTCCTATTGGCTGAAGGCCGTTTGGTGAATCTAGGTTGTGCAACAGGCCACCCGTCATTCGTGATGAGTAACTCGTTCACCAACCAGGTATTGGCGCAGATGGATTTGTGGCAGATGGCTTACGAAGTAGGTGTTTACCGCCTGCCGAAGCGTCTGGACGAAGAAGTTGCCCGCCTGCACCTCGAACGCATCGGCGTGAAACTGTCTAAATTAAGCCCTAAACAGGCCGACTATATCGGAGTTCCGGTAGAAGGTCCGTACAAGGCAGACCATTACAGATATTGA
- a CDS encoding D-glycero-alpha-D-manno-heptose-1,7-bisphosphate 7-phosphatase, with the protein MVNTQYSTLFLDRDGVINKQRPHDYVKSPDEFIFIEGTLEALRLLSPLFDHIVIVTNQRGVGKGVMGMDALEEIHASMLATIALRGGRIDNIYVCTATSDSHKSRKPNIGMALQAKQDFPDIDFSRSFMAGDSISDMLFAKNAGITGVFIGNKYGPGEISKTLYQAHYTDLLSFAQAFFL; encoded by the coding sequence ATGGTAAATACCCAATATAGTACGCTATTCCTGGACCGGGACGGGGTTATAAACAAACAACGTCCGCATGATTATGTCAAATCACCGGACGAGTTTATATTTATCGAAGGAACATTGGAAGCACTCAGGCTCCTCTCACCACTGTTCGATCATATTGTGATCGTCACCAACCAGCGTGGTGTCGGTAAAGGCGTTATGGGCATGGATGCATTAGAAGAGATACACGCATCTATGTTGGCTACGATAGCCCTTCGCGGAGGAAGAATTGATAATATATATGTTTGTACGGCCACCAGCGATTCCCATAAAAGCCGGAAACCGAATATCGGTATGGCCCTTCAGGCGAAGCAGGATTTTCCGGATATCGATTTCTCCCGTAGCTTTATGGCAGGCGATAGTATCAGCGATATGCTCTTTGCAAAGAATGCCGGAATTACAGGCGTTTTTATCGGAAATAAATATGGCCCGGGAGAGATTTCAAAAACACTCTACCAGGCCCATTATACTGATCTATTAAGTTTTGCTCAGGCTTTTTTCTTGTAA